In Sebaldella sp. S0638, one genomic interval encodes:
- a CDS encoding PAAR-like protein, with product MVYTEYKGKKLNEDAIEFFDKLGQHESTNNYNLLNSYGYMGKYQVGRDIMKDLNWYSSSMGYIGEAREKWGIQSRKNFLGNPAAQDDLIMKSMVKRWDYLDAYLKKHTKKGIMDYVCKEITVHPHAVYTDTRGNSKGGEALLRVLKNGKNKKLGNPKGKKFFITISGLLAGSHLTGQGGMGIFLSSGGRKIPTDGNGTMVLVYMEELKGHDLSMICGHKDNCRLDNIAVVKNDSFKDEIILKEEMNKGSNKTSTAAVSQEVPEKEEKGIYEFKGQKYEEVWDTEFYKEDKTMRKQPPAAGYVEAEEAVIKRLEEKFINPDLYNGDYIKYVESKTGKTILEENKEEINIMLALYDKATKAGNKPGNIVRQYGFDVLRGRNEKSELLRIQDVAYYMYYYPIPKMGQLETLEYVFSKFAAKYVKFPDVHYTENKKTGEFQIAQIAQLIKDPGKKKEEPVIKYNLPEKYDKYMERVKDIDEILLRVPKKEKEYFHKMRSENLLRGLEMAGEHRKSFSVDENSVRKYPLARRFLDNLLMEFIKVETGFKGEKEEKYFDGHKYRDSNILRNYFLWYDENFGRIELPHPDRKGMYDKLEKLGKDMRITTMLDIWINSKERNKIKHIRKIHNLIIDNYGDYTDGKTAGRDRGIITGHFPDVKELRDYAAGKDSMNLYSFYREFYDLKNIITPADEFYVNENCILKCTLGEGISRINVSRDSVILRGGKQANIKDKNILPFRSCKSASACKPELLDMWEKNTDAEVGGVPALLDISTIKCKYGGIISIDNPGQKQGESQPAPVKPSAAGKNENQSKGQNSGKGGSSSASVGTAKTNTLNTKPSKREVDCGYRSLLEICVAINKNFMQTSLKKECQNYRKYKKDNDAIIAERKRLYGIWKEAEKERIRPGDYFGETLKKATIKEAKRRYDDFEARIRDKERIASRNSARDRRLLLMGKINAAAESANSKAKNMSVPKKDVKGVYQKYGDTACDFDKRKFYDTGRFGSIVYGYLKAAMGEKTDEKTLREIEKEINQKEAEEKRKRNTYPNIGGVSNYETYDKIQERQIKKSQEIKTKVDVQTLDRIGYELYQLIEEVPTGNSILAKIREKMKSVTGCPFGEVERNANHGGTSVSGQEAVSGEAALGSGNSGNNNSRVGHTAGGLSSNNGHSGVINPGNDHMTGVSDRQGNSNHQGTIGNRNGKPVGLGSHQGMIVGDKLLDIINGTTVNTGGDSPGNGLSMPDLGSKPESGDVQVKKGEGEKPKENEKGTCLEDDRCPNSNKGRDIFVILSVGHGMRNKTTYDPGSVSKWDKNTEITNGFFDISYSPPSSIKYIENTKIVEFQTNDILLKNYLIPAMKKYNINGDILAYRTNGITNHAQTLNKIAVELKKTYKKVIVLEFHFNDAETEGKGTEMLYHSGREQTKKLAECMQKEIVKKLRLRDRGLKDCKGGRGGVLMQEIPSVPAIMLEPFFISTWSDTETFF from the coding sequence ATGGTATACACTGAGTATAAAGGTAAAAAACTTAATGAAGATGCAATAGAATTTTTTGACAAACTGGGTCAGCATGAGAGTACGAATAATTATAATCTGCTTAATTCATATGGATATATGGGAAAGTATCAGGTCGGAAGAGATATTATGAAAGATTTGAACTGGTACAGTTCCAGTATGGGTTATATTGGAGAAGCCAGAGAAAAATGGGGGATACAGAGCAGAAAGAATTTTTTGGGAAATCCGGCAGCACAAGATGATTTGATAATGAAATCCATGGTAAAAAGGTGGGATTATCTGGATGCATATCTAAAAAAGCATACTAAAAAGGGCATCATGGATTATGTATGTAAGGAGATAACAGTACATCCGCATGCGGTATATACAGATACCAGAGGGAATTCTAAAGGCGGAGAAGCTCTTTTAAGGGTACTTAAAAACGGGAAAAATAAAAAGTTAGGAAACCCAAAAGGGAAAAAATTTTTTATAACAATATCCGGACTTCTTGCTGGAAGTCATTTGACCGGTCAGGGTGGAATGGGGATTTTTTTATCGTCAGGAGGGAGAAAAATACCTACAGATGGCAACGGAACCATGGTTTTAGTTTATATGGAAGAATTAAAGGGTCATGATTTATCAATGATCTGCGGTCATAAGGATAATTGCCGGCTGGATAATATAGCAGTAGTAAAAAATGATTCATTCAAAGACGAGATCATTTTGAAAGAAGAGATGAATAAAGGAAGTAATAAAACAAGTACTGCTGCAGTATCACAGGAAGTGCCGGAGAAAGAAGAAAAAGGTATATATGAATTTAAAGGGCAGAAATACGAGGAAGTATGGGATACGGAATTTTATAAAGAAGATAAAACAATGAGAAAACAGCCTCCTGCTGCAGGTTATGTGGAAGCAGAGGAAGCTGTAATAAAGAGGCTTGAGGAAAAATTTATAAATCCTGATTTATATAATGGTGACTATATTAAATATGTAGAGAGTAAAACCGGGAAAACCATACTTGAGGAAAATAAGGAAGAGATAAATATAATGCTCGCTCTATATGATAAAGCTACAAAAGCCGGTAACAAGCCGGGTAATATAGTGAGGCAGTACGGTTTTGATGTGCTGAGGGGACGTAATGAAAAAAGTGAGCTGCTGAGAATACAGGATGTGGCATACTACATGTATTATTATCCTATTCCGAAAATGGGACAGCTTGAAACACTTGAATATGTATTTAGTAAATTTGCTGCAAAATATGTGAAATTTCCCGATGTTCATTATACTGAAAACAAGAAAACCGGAGAATTTCAAATTGCTCAGATAGCACAGCTAATTAAAGACCCAGGTAAGAAAAAAGAAGAACCGGTTATAAAATATAATCTTCCTGAGAAATATGACAAATATATGGAGAGAGTAAAGGATATAGATGAAATTCTTCTGCGGGTTCCCAAAAAGGAAAAAGAGTATTTTCACAAAATGAGAAGTGAAAATCTGCTGAGAGGACTTGAAATGGCAGGAGAACATAGAAAAAGTTTTTCTGTGGATGAAAACAGTGTAAGAAAATATCCCTTGGCAAGAAGATTTCTGGATAATCTTTTAATGGAATTTATAAAGGTGGAAACGGGATTTAAAGGAGAAAAAGAAGAGAAATATTTTGACGGGCATAAATATCGTGACAGCAATATATTGAGGAATTATTTTTTATGGTATGATGAAAATTTTGGAAGAATTGAATTGCCTCATCCCGATAGAAAGGGAATGTATGACAAGCTTGAGAAGCTTGGGAAAGATATGCGAATTACCACAATGCTTGATATATGGATAAATTCCAAAGAGAGAAATAAAATAAAGCATATAAGAAAAATACATAATCTGATAATTGATAATTATGGTGATTATACTGACGGGAAAACAGCAGGCAGAGACAGGGGAATAATTACGGGGCATTTTCCTGATGTGAAAGAGTTAAGAGATTATGCCGCAGGAAAAGATTCCATGAATTTGTACTCTTTTTACAGGGAATTTTATGATTTGAAAAATATTATTACACCTGCAGATGAGTTTTATGTGAATGAAAACTGTATTTTGAAATGTACATTAGGTGAGGGCATAAGCAGAATAAATGTAAGCAGAGACAGTGTGATTCTGCGCGGCGGTAAACAGGCAAATATCAAAGATAAAAATATACTGCCGTTTAGGAGCTGCAAATCAGCTTCAGCGTGTAAGCCGGAACTTTTGGATATGTGGGAAAAAAATACTGATGCCGAGGTCGGCGGGGTACCTGCTCTTTTGGATATATCTACAATAAAATGCAAGTATGGCGGGATTATCAGCATAGACAATCCGGGACAAAAACAGGGAGAGTCACAGCCTGCTCCTGTAAAGCCTTCTGCGGCAGGAAAAAACGAGAATCAGAGTAAGGGTCAGAACTCAGGTAAAGGCGGTAGTTCTTCGGCTTCAGTGGGGACTGCTAAAACAAATACTCTGAATACCAAGCCTAGTAAAAGGGAAGTGGACTGTGGTTACAGGTCGCTTTTGGAGATATGTGTTGCAATAAATAAGAATTTTATGCAGACATCTTTGAAAAAGGAATGCCAGAATTATAGGAAGTATAAGAAAGACAATGACGCTATAATAGCAGAGAGAAAAAGGCTTTATGGCATATGGAAGGAAGCGGAGAAAGAGCGGATCAGACCCGGAGATTATTTTGGCGAAACTTTGAAAAAGGCAACTATAAAGGAAGCTAAGAGAAGATATGATGATTTTGAAGCGAGAATCAGAGATAAAGAGAGAATTGCTTCGAGGAATTCTGCAAGAGACAGGCGTTTGTTGCTAATGGGGAAAATTAACGCTGCAGCGGAAAGTGCGAATAGTAAAGCTAAAAATATGTCGGTACCTAAAAAAGATGTTAAGGGAGTTTATCAGAAGTATGGAGATACGGCCTGTGATTTTGATAAAAGGAAATTTTATGATACCGGCAGGTTTGGAAGTATTGTTTATGGGTATTTGAAAGCGGCAATGGGAGAAAAGACAGATGAGAAAACATTAAGAGAAATAGAGAAAGAAATAAATCAGAAAGAGGCAGAGGAGAAAAGAAAGAGAAATACATATCCAAATATTGGGGGCGTATCAAATTATGAGACATATGATAAGATACAGGAAAGGCAAATTAAAAAGAGTCAGGAAATAAAGACAAAAGTGGATGTTCAGACATTGGACAGGATTGGGTATGAGTTATATCAACTCATAGAAGAAGTACCAACTGGGAATTCAATATTGGCGAAGATTAGAGAGAAAATGAAATCTGTTACAGGGTGTCCTTTCGGGGAAGTGGAAAGGAATGCGAATCATGGGGGAACCTCTGTTTCTGGGCAAGAGGCGGTAAGTGGAGAAGCTGCTTTGGGCAGCGGGAACTCTGGGAATAATAATTCTCGCGTTGGTCATACAGCTGGCGGGCTTAGCTCTAATAATGGTCATAGTGGTGTTATTAATCCGGGGAATGACCATATGACAGGTGTTTCAGATAGGCAAGGGAATTCCAATCATCAAGGGACGATTGGAAACAGAAATGGAAAGCCGGTTGGTTTAGGATCACATCAAGGTATGATAGTAGGAGACAAATTGCTGGATATTATTAATGGAACTACTGTGAATACTGGTGGGGATAGCCCGGGGAATGGGTTGAGTATGCCTGATCTTGGGAGTAAGCCTGAGAGTGGTGATGTGCAGGTGAAGAAAGGGGAGGGGGAGAAGCCAAAAGAAAATGAAAAAGGAACTTGTTTGGAAGATGATAGATGTCCAAATAGTAACAAAGGAAGGGATATATTTGTTATATTATCAGTTGGGCATGGGATGAGGAATAAAACTACTTATGATCCGGGGAGTGTTTCAAAGTGGGATAAAAACACTGAAATAACAAATGGTTTTTTTGATATTAGCTATTCTCCGCCGTCATCAATAAAATACATAGAGAATACTAAAATTGTGGAATTTCAAACTAATGATATATTACTTAAAAATTATCTGATACCAGCTATGAAAAAATACAATATAAATGGTGACATATTGGCGTATAGAACAAATGGAATAACTAATCATGCTCAAACATTAAATAAAATAGCTGTAGAATTGAAAAAAACATATAAAAAGGTTATAGTATTAGAATTTCATTTTAATGATGCTGAAACAGAGGGTAAAGGAACTGAGATGCTTTATCACAGCGGAAGAGAACAGACAAAAAAATTAGCAGAATGTATGCAGAAAGAAATTGTAAAAAAATTGAGGTTAAGAGATCGTGGATTAAAAGATTGTAAAGGAGGACGTGGTGGTGTCTTAATGCAAGAAATACCTAGTGTTCCAGCAATAATGTTAGAACCCTTTTTTATTTCAACATGGAGTGACACAGAGACTTTTTTTTAA
- a CDS encoding class II fructose-bisphosphate aldolase, with translation MLVNMKEILETAEKNQYAIGCINTPNVETIRAVIGAAEELNTPIIIDHAQVHDPLIPIERIGPEMIAYAKKAKVPVCVHLDHGSDYNFVMRAIRAGFPSIMYDCSELPYEENLKNVKEFTKIAHNLGITVEAEVGIMASSEEDSHGGKALTNEEIRKYFTDPKQAAEFAEKTGCDALAVCFGTMHGIYAEPPKLDITRVTEIRTALPESCRVVMHGASGVEFTEVQKAIDAGCSKINYYSYMAKATTKFVMEKTAEINGKIPYHELQEAAFEFMKDYAKNVIRAFKNGK, from the coding sequence ATGTTAGTTAACATGAAAGAAATTCTGGAAACAGCAGAGAAAAACCAATATGCCATAGGATGTATAAACACACCTAATGTAGAGACTATAAGAGCTGTCATAGGTGCAGCTGAAGAGCTTAATACTCCCATTATTATCGATCATGCACAGGTGCATGACCCGCTTATACCTATTGAAAGAATAGGACCTGAAATGATTGCATATGCGAAAAAAGCTAAAGTTCCTGTATGTGTTCATCTTGACCATGGAAGTGATTATAACTTTGTTATGAGAGCAATAAGAGCGGGATTCCCTTCTATTATGTATGACTGCAGCGAACTCCCGTATGAAGAAAACCTGAAAAACGTAAAAGAATTTACCAAAATTGCCCATAATCTCGGTATTACCGTCGAAGCCGAAGTTGGTATCATGGCATCTTCAGAGGAAGATTCACACGGCGGAAAAGCTCTTACGAACGAAGAAATCAGAAAATATTTTACAGATCCTAAGCAGGCTGCGGAATTCGCAGAAAAGACAGGATGTGATGCTCTGGCGGTTTGCTTTGGTACTATGCACGGGATTTATGCCGAGCCTCCTAAATTAGATATCACAAGAGTAACAGAAATACGTACTGCCCTGCCGGAAAGCTGCAGAGTGGTAATGCACGGCGCTTCAGGGGTAGAGTTTACCGAAGTGCAGAAAGCCATTGATGCGGGATGCTCTAAGATAAACTATTATTCATATATGGCTAAAGCCACTACAAAGTTTGTAATGGAAAAAACTGCAGAAATAAACGGCAAAATACCGTATCATGAGCTGCAGGAAGCTGCGTTCGAATTTATGAAAGATTATGCCAAAAATGTCATAAGAGCTTTCAAAAACGGTAAATAA
- a CDS encoding PTS sugar transporter subunit IIA, producing MKEINLSDVIPNNLVILNHEPFQSKEKMFDILSEKFEKSGIVSDACAFKHSLEHRETLGSTYMGNLIALPHGRCKEVLKPGMAFCRCSDIFPYESYNEKGDVRYIFMLAISENDTSNNYLRMLAKLAGLLAKDEFVNSLDSVNDHHELMNLIENTSTDD from the coding sequence GTGAAAGAAATTAATTTATCAGATGTGATTCCGAACAATCTGGTTATTCTAAATCATGAACCATTTCAAAGCAAAGAAAAAATGTTTGATATACTATCCGAAAAATTTGAAAAATCCGGAATTGTTTCTGATGCCTGTGCATTTAAGCATTCGCTGGAACATCGTGAAACCCTGGGTTCTACATACATGGGGAATCTTATAGCACTTCCCCACGGCAGATGTAAAGAAGTTCTGAAACCGGGAATGGCTTTTTGCAGATGTTCTGATATTTTTCCTTATGAGTCATATAATGAAAAAGGCGACGTCAGATATATATTTATGCTTGCCATATCGGAAAATGACACTTCCAATAATTATCTCCGTATGCTGGCTAAGCTTGCCGGTCTTCTGGCAAAAGACGAGTTCGTAAATTCACTGGACTCTGTTAATGATCATCATGAACTTATGAATTTAATAGAAAATACAAGTACTGATGATTAA
- a CDS encoding PTS fructose transporter subunit IIB, with amino-acid sequence MKIIAVTSCATGIAHSYMSAEAIKKAAKAKGYSCKVEIQGALGIENQLSKKDIDSADLVILANDVGLTKAERFENVPKEKIRKFSPHEIIKKPDIIFE; translated from the coding sequence ATGAAAATTATTGCTGTTACATCTTGTGCCACAGGTATAGCACATTCTTACATGTCTGCCGAAGCAATAAAAAAAGCTGCTAAAGCAAAAGGTTACAGCTGTAAAGTGGAAATTCAGGGAGCTTTGGGAATAGAAAACCAGCTCTCGAAAAAAGATATTGATTCCGCAGACCTTGTTATCCTTGCAAATGATGTAGGTTTGACAAAAGCTGAACGTTTTGAGAATGTTCCAAAGGAAAAAATCAGAAAATTTTCTCCTCATGAAATTATAAAAAAACCTGATATTATTTTTGAATAA
- a CDS encoding PTS fructose transporter subunit IIC, translating into MKDNVKEVFHELKQSMLTGVSYMLPFVVAGGILIAVAFALGGIYVYDSKGFVTDMFFWGKKAFAMMVPILAAYIAYSIADKPALLAGLFGGMLADDIGAGFFGGLIAGICAGYLVKALKKIPIPMVLRSLLPTLIIPVLSVLAIGILMQYILGQPCAWLNKTMVTTLGSMSGSSLIILGIIQGCMLAFDLGGPINKAAYAFAIAAFEAGNYAPMAANFIASMIPPFAVGIAMLIAKKRFTAAERGTTSGCIIGGFAMISEFAIPFAAGSPLLYIPCFMAGGAVGATLSHLFGLTLKAPHGGMFVIFLCNNIPLFLLSLAAGTAVSTVLILLFKKVPAEEFEVE; encoded by the coding sequence ATGAAAGATAATGTTAAAGAAGTTTTTCATGAATTAAAACAATCCATGCTTACAGGTGTATCATATATGCTTCCGTTTGTAGTGGCAGGAGGTATTCTTATTGCAGTTGCCTTTGCACTGGGGGGAATATATGTTTATGACAGCAAAGGATTTGTAACTGATATGTTTTTCTGGGGGAAAAAGGCATTTGCCATGATGGTTCCCATACTTGCTGCTTATATTGCTTATTCCATTGCTGACAAACCGGCACTTCTTGCAGGGCTTTTCGGGGGAATGCTTGCAGATGACATAGGTGCAGGATTTTTCGGTGGTCTTATAGCCGGTATATGTGCCGGATATCTTGTTAAGGCACTTAAAAAAATTCCTATTCCCATGGTACTAAGATCACTGCTTCCTACTTTGATTATACCTGTTCTGAGTGTTCTTGCCATTGGTATACTTATGCAGTACATTTTGGGTCAGCCCTGTGCATGGCTTAATAAAACCATGGTTACCACTCTTGGCAGTATGAGCGGGAGCAGTCTTATTATCCTTGGAATAATTCAGGGCTGTATGCTCGCCTTTGATCTTGGCGGCCCTATTAATAAAGCCGCTTATGCCTTTGCCATAGCTGCCTTTGAAGCGGGCAACTATGCACCAATGGCTGCTAACTTTATAGCATCAATGATTCCGCCTTTTGCAGTGGGCATCGCTATGCTTATTGCCAAAAAGCGTTTTACCGCAGCTGAAAGAGGTACTACTTCAGGATGTATCATTGGCGGTTTTGCCATGATAAGTGAGTTTGCCATACCATTTGCCGCAGGAAGTCCGCTTTTATACATACCATGCTTTATGGCCGGAGGAGCTGTTGGTGCCACGCTTTCACATCTGTTCGGACTTACTCTGAAAGCACCTCACGGAGGTATGTTTGTCATATTTTTATGTAACAATATTCCGTTATTCCTGCTTTCTCTTGCAGCAGGTACAGCTGTAAGCACAGTTTTAATTCTTTTGTTTAAAAAAGTCCCTGCTGAAGAGTTTGAAGTAGAATAA
- a CDS encoding HAD family hydrolase, translating to MRYKGVIFDLDGTILNTIYDLGNSVNKTLEKYGQPLHSYEDYKKKIGCGFKDLIKRSFPDMTEEIVLEQALKDFLEIYDSSYMNDTKPYDGICEVLETLLTNGIKMGVNSNKRDDYTNKLIEKFFSDVNFYGVFGERTNTPKKPAPDSALEIAGLMNLNPGEILYIGDSKTDILTGHNAGMASAGVLWGFRNKEEFEKNNADYIISTPYEILELFDIL from the coding sequence ATGAGATATAAAGGTGTAATATTTGATCTTGACGGCACAATTCTTAATACTATTTATGATTTGGGAAACAGTGTGAATAAGACGCTTGAAAAGTACGGCCAGCCGCTTCATTCCTATGAAGACTATAAAAAGAAAATAGGATGTGGATTTAAGGATTTAATAAAAAGAAGCTTTCCCGACATGACAGAAGAAATTGTTCTGGAACAAGCTTTAAAAGACTTTCTTGAAATATATGACAGTTCCTATATGAATGATACCAAACCTTATGACGGTATTTGCGAAGTCCTGGAAACTCTCTTGACGAATGGCATAAAAATGGGAGTTAATTCCAATAAAAGAGATGATTATACCAACAAATTAATTGAAAAATTTTTTTCTGATGTAAATTTTTACGGAGTTTTTGGTGAAAGAACTAATACTCCCAAAAAGCCGGCTCCTGATTCTGCGTTGGAAATAGCAGGACTTATGAATCTGAATCCCGGTGAAATTCTTTATATCGGAGATTCTAAAACTGATATATTAACAGGACATAATGCCGGCATGGCTTCAGCGGGGGTTTTATGGGGATTTAGAAATAAGGAAGAGTTTGAGAAAAATAATGCTGATTATATTATAAGCACTCCTTACGAAATTTTAGAATTATTTGATATTTTATAA
- a CDS encoding SMI1/KNR4 family protein, which produces MDLADRYFDGLVEFMTDEQIEKFEIIPPAAEDEISRLKSLYSDCPESLLDLWRMKRGTYHEEIDGIYVLIPVLNSDVDGGEYPYYLKSCAQILGEAEKKYSKQSIEEIYGEEWIEDNAEDFDKRIKTNISHNKWLNFADCINNGGTSCLFIDFDPGKKGVKGQVIRYLHDPDSYRVIANSFDEYLKNIMEEEYPFSSIYEEWDD; this is translated from the coding sequence ATGGATCTGGCTGACAGATATTTTGATGGTCTGGTAGAATTTATGACAGATGAACAGATAGAAAAATTCGAGATAATACCGCCTGCTGCGGAAGATGAAATATCCCGCCTGAAAAGTCTTTATTCTGATTGTCCGGAGTCACTGCTGGATTTATGGAGAATGAAGCGGGGAACATATCATGAAGAAATAGACGGAATATATGTTTTAATTCCTGTGTTAAATTCTGATGTTGACGGAGGAGAATATCCTTATTATCTAAAATCCTGTGCTCAGATATTAGGAGAAGCAGAAAAGAAATACAGTAAACAGAGTATTGAGGAAATATATGGGGAAGAGTGGATTGAAGATAATGCTGAAGATTTTGACAAAAGAATAAAAACAAATATTTCTCATAACAAATGGCTGAATTTTGCAGATTGTATAAATAATGGAGGAACATCGTGTCTTTTTATAGATTTTGATCCGGGGAAAAAAGGGGTGAAAGGGCAGGTAATTCGATATTTACATGACCCTGACAGTTACAGAGTTATTGCAAACAGCTTTGATGAATATTTGAAAAATATAATGGAAGAAGAGTATCCTTTCAGTTCTATTTATGAGGAGTGGGATGATTAG
- a CDS encoding STM4011 family radical SAM protein encodes MEYTLYYRNYLRYCNYKCSYCPFSKYTLNKDDLEKDKIYFRKFTDFLKKSTDKFRIFLAPRGEILNFDHYKSGISMLSKLDNITEIVVQTNLGGNLKWLKNVNKDKVILWTTYHPDETKLEDFFEKLVFLDRENIKFSVGTVGVHENFDMIFSLKEKMNLLKNTRPYFWVNAYKDEKNYYSEKDIEFLCNIDHLFEVNLENYKSKGCECRTGESVFWMEYNGILHRCWQDRKNLGNIFKENIADIKASDGCRYSRCTCYIGYTNIKGLNLGKVYKKSLLGRML; translated from the coding sequence ATGGAGTATACACTTTATTACAGAAATTATTTAAGATACTGTAACTATAAATGCAGTTACTGTCCTTTTTCCAAGTATACGCTGAATAAGGATGATCTGGAAAAGGATAAGATATATTTTAGAAAATTTACTGATTTTTTGAAAAAGAGTACGGATAAATTCAGGATTTTTCTTGCTCCAAGAGGGGAAATTCTGAATTTTGACCATTATAAGTCAGGTATTTCAATGTTATCAAAGCTTGATAATATTACAGAAATTGTAGTTCAGACTAATCTTGGCGGAAATCTCAAATGGCTGAAAAATGTGAATAAAGATAAGGTTATACTATGGACAACATATCATCCAGACGAAACTAAACTTGAGGATTTTTTTGAAAAACTTGTATTTCTTGACAGGGAAAATATAAAATTTTCTGTAGGAACAGTGGGAGTTCATGAAAATTTTGATATGATTTTCAGCTTAAAAGAAAAAATGAATCTGCTGAAAAATACAAGACCATATTTTTGGGTTAATGCTTATAAAGATGAAAAAAATTATTATTCTGAAAAAGATATAGAATTTTTATGTAATATAGATCATCTTTTTGAAGTAAATCTGGAAAATTATAAGTCAAAAGGGTGTGAGTGCAGAACCGGCGAAAGTGTATTCTGGATGGAGTATAACGGGATATTGCACAGATGCTGGCAGGACAGAAAAAATCTGGGAAATATATTTAAAGAGAATATAGCAGATATAAAAGCCAGTGATGGATGCAGGTATTCCAGATGTACTTGTTATATCGGATATACCAATATCAAGGGGCTGAATTTGGGGAAAGTATATAAAAAGAGCCTGCTTGGGCGGATGCTTTAA
- a CDS encoding STM4012 family radical SAM protein gives MKNINDSKINPYSSYIYSFPHKKSYREFEKPENIRELWGNGDNSNVSLYIHIPFCTNKCGYCNLMSTTCFSPDRLEQYVDKLIEEIKAYGKPGILGTDKDGARFSSVILGGGTPTVLDTGLMEKLLMSLENYLGIDFEQVFFSMETSPKTLSQEYFLLLKKYHLNRLSIGIQSFYDNELKGIYRNELENDVENALEILFSEESSIEIRNLDLIYGLLGQTAQTWEESLYRVISCKPEEIFIYPLYVREKTKLYENYKADHDLMGQMYENAVKILAENGYIQTSMRNFIAKSMKKELYPDYSCQENKMLGIGCGARSYIGNIHYSGKYAVEDKNINAIIDNYLKEDNFDFAGYGYKLSEEEQKIKYILKSILKITGFDTEDYTERFHSNPLTEFPELERLINEGYLIRDKNRIFPSEKGLKYSDYIGTLFITDEIKRKMEEFME, from the coding sequence GTGAAAAATATTAATGATTCAAAAATAAATCCTTACAGCAGCTATATTTACTCATTCCCGCATAAAAAATCTTACAGGGAATTCGAGAAACCGGAAAATATCAGAGAGTTATGGGGAAATGGGGATAACAGTAATGTATCCCTTTATATCCACATTCCTTTTTGTACTAATAAATGCGGATACTGTAATCTGATGTCCACGACATGTTTTTCCCCTGACAGGTTAGAGCAGTATGTGGATAAGCTTATTGAGGAAATTAAGGCTTATGGGAAACCGGGAATACTGGGGACAGACAAGGACGGGGCAAGATTTTCCAGTGTTATTTTAGGCGGGGGTACTCCTACTGTTTTGGATACGGGACTAATGGAGAAACTTCTTATGTCATTGGAAAATTATCTTGGTATAGATTTTGAACAGGTCTTTTTTTCAATGGAAACTTCACCGAAGACGCTTTCTCAAGAGTATTTTCTGCTTTTGAAAAAGTATCATTTGAACAGGTTAAGTATAGGAATCCAGAGTTTTTATGATAACGAGCTGAAAGGAATATACAGAAATGAACTGGAGAACGATGTGGAAAATGCTCTGGAAATATTGTTTTCAGAAGAAAGCAGCATAGAAATCAGAAATCTTGATCTTATTTACGGGCTTCTGGGGCAGACAGCACAGACATGGGAAGAATCGCTCTACAGGGTGATAAGCTGTAAGCCTGAGGAAATATTTATATATCCTTTATATGTGAGGGAAAAGACAAAATTATATGAGAATTATAAGGCAGATCATGATTTAATGGGGCAGATGTACGAAAATGCTGTGAAAATACTCGCAGAAAACGGATATATTCAGACTTCCATGAGAAATTTTATAGCAAAGAGCATGAAAAAGGAGCTGTATCCGGATTATTCCTGTCAGGAGAATAAAATGCTCGGAATAGGGTGCGGTGCAAGGTCATATATTGGAAATATACACTATTCAGGTAAATATGCCGTAGAGGATAAAAATATAAACGCTATAATAGATAATTACCTTAAAGAGGATAATTTTGATTTTGCGGGATATGGGTATAAATTATCAGAGGAAGAACAGAAAATAAAGTATATTTTGAAATCTATATTAAAAATAACAGGTTTTGACACTGAGGATTATACGGAAAGATTTCATAGTAATCCTTTAACGGAATTCCCTGAGCTGGAAAGACTGATAAATGAAGGATATCTGATCAGGGATAAAAATAGAATTTTCCCGTCGGAAAAAGGCTTGAAATACTCTGATTATATAGGAACATTATTTATAACAGATGAGATAAAAAGAAAAATGGAAGAATTTATGGAGTAA